The Lepeophtheirus salmonis chromosome 6, UVic_Lsal_1.4, whole genome shotgun sequence DNA window atacggTGGAATAGAGTACAAAATATaggtatttgaatatatttgacgAGTATATTCATGGGGGTCCAGAGATTGGGAGCTGTAGCCGCCCCCCAATatggagaaatttaaaaaaatcacttggaaaaaaatgatacccccaaaaaaaaaaaaaaaaaaaaaaacaacagcggGAGTCAAACCTTCTACCACCGCTTGGTAGCCATAATTTCCACTAGGGGCagctattttaatgattaaaaaagctcATACACAGATCCATTTATAAGTATTAGGAAAACTGACCTGGGGAAAATTAccagtggaagattgccctggaggaaaattgcctttatttttttcaaacatgatGATGAATAgtgacacattataaattcgcttaatattatttatgaaaaatatctaagcatatttgtttgttccatccacTGAGGGAGTACCTTGatgtgtgagtaatattattgcaatacaatttccttgcatttttaaattcaatccaatcttctaagaaacaGATCGAGAGGAGAATTAGTAAAGAAaggggggataaatagcttagggtcTCATATGGTTGAATATCCTCTGCCCTCAGATTGGTCCGGGGGTAGTTAAAGGGTTTGCTTGTATATATGTGATGCaatggcagtggtttttaaggatccaggggtaccctcAAGTACTTCGCACAACCTGATGGcgtgtaactatttttttatattagaggggttccttggatttatgtgatgctttggcagtggtttttaactaCCCCACACTACCCCCTGAATCCCAGAAACCTGAGGGCTTTGATCTAGAATGTGATGTTAGGGGGTTCCTTGGTTATATCAGACACTACCCCCGGTGCATTGGCCAATCTGAGGGCCAACATACTTTAAGGGGCTCGAGTTATTCATCCTTCcctcctatattgcaataatattactcatttttgaaggtactccctttgGGGagggaacaaacaaatatgttaagatatttgtagtaaataatattaagcaaatataatgcgttattattcattatgaagtttgaaaaaaatacgggcaagtttcctaactggcaattttccactatggcaattttctccaggatAGTTTTCCGCGCACGcaatttatagcattaattttgttgaaattatattgttaattaatcaattgtatcttgttgaagtttaaagtcaaagtgttaagattttaatggatcactcggtataAGTCACATTTTTTGGGTGTATTAACAAAATACCatacatttaaatacatttcaaatattgacaGAAATACgactatgaaaaaattataggcggtaaaaaaattatttgaacactttttctcgacttaatttttgtttaagattcttttaattttaactcATCACATATATGATGTTACTAATTTGATTTTCCTATTTACATTTCAGTTTCCGACTCGAATGGCGTTCCTCGCCGACTTCGAACTGCCTATACAAACACACAGCTACTTGAACTTGAGAAAGAATTTCACTTTAACAAATATCTTTGTCGGCCAAGGCGTATCGAAATAGCAGCTTCATTGGATCTTAGTGAAAGACAAGTCAAAGTTTGGTTTCAAAATCGACGCATGAAGCATAAACGTCAATCAAGCTCCTCAAACACTCCAGGAGGTTATAATGGAGGTGGGAGTAAGGGGTCTTCATCCTCCGGTGGAGGTGGTTGTAGCGGGGATCATGGTCACGACTCAAATGAGGACGAGGAAGATGAAGAATTACTTGAAGAGACGGATGCGTGGGTAGGTGGAGATGAGGCTGGTCAACGAGATGATCAGAGTATTGACTCGAGTAACAAACCTGGAAAGCCTTTCCAGGAGTATGAAATGAGTTTGCAGACAGGGCCTATAATAAATGATGAGATGTATGTCGAGATGAACAATGATCCCATCATTTATGATGATTACTCCAAGTATCCATGCGATCAGAGTAATTGGTATGATTGCTCGAATCCTTCCAATGACCACTTATACTCATACCCTTCCTCTTCCAACAACTCTACTACTAATTACAGCTATGTCAACGAGGACGTTGCCTTTCCCTACTCCCAACCCTCATCAGATATGAACAATCCTATTCAAAGTGAATCCTATTCTAATCGACCTTATTTCCAATCGAATTTTGACAACCAAGAATATGCCGTTGGAAATGAGTATTACTGGCAACAGCAGCATCAAACGCAGGGATCCCAGGATCAACACTTCCAGCAAGAAGGATCATCATATCCTTGTTACAATGAACAGTCTTATATGAACTGTTATTATAATTCCGCGATGCCGAAGCAGTCATTTGAATgtcaataattgtaatttaataattattcattatgaaaaCCTTTATAAcctatatattaattgtatgtACAATTTCCAAAGATCTCatgagtaatataaattaatcaaacaagACTCTCATTGTCGTTTTTCAAACCTTATAACTCGAAGATGGCAAGGTTCTAATTTCTTTATACAAACTCATTTAtcagggcgtccacaggattatatatatatatataaattctgaagctattcaaaaaaaatttaaatattaaatttcttcgaaaaaag harbors:
- the LOC121120841 gene encoding uncharacterized protein, which produces MKHKRQSSSSNTPGGYNGGGSKGSSSSGGGGCSGDHGHDSNEDEEDEELLEETDAWVGGDEAGQRDDQSIDSSNKPGKPFQEYEMSLQTGPIINDEMYVEMNNDPIIYDDYSKYPCDQSNWYDCSNPSNDHLYSYPSSSNNSTTNYSYVNEDVAFPYSQPSSDMNNPIQSESYSNRPYFQSNFDNQEYAVGNEYYWQQQHQTQGSQDQHFQQEGSSYPCYNEQSYMNCYYNSAMPKQSFECQ